A genomic stretch from Halichoerus grypus chromosome 5, mHalGry1.hap1.1, whole genome shotgun sequence includes:
- the HSD3B2 gene encoding 3 beta-hydroxysteroid dehydrogenase/Delta 5-->4-isomerase type 2, which yields MAGWSCLVTGAGGFLGQRIVRLLVEEKELQEIRALDKVFRPEQREEFSKLQSKTKVIMVEGDILDEQCLKRACQGTSVVIHTASVIDVMNVIHRETIMNVNLKGTQLLLEACAQASVPVFIYTSTIEVAGPNSYRDIIQNGREEEHLESRWSAPYPYSKKLAEKAVLAANGWALKNGGTLHTCALRPMYIYGEGSIFLYDYIYKALRNNGVLTHHSKFSVVNPVYVGNVAWAHILALRALRDPKKAPSVRGQFYYISDDTPHQSYDDLNYTLSKEWGFSLDSRMSLPIFLEYWLAFLLEIVSFLLSPIYKYQPPFNRHTVTLLNSVFTFSYKKAQRDLGYKPLFSWEEAKQKTMEWIGSLVKQHRETLKMKTH from the exons ATGGCTGGGTGGAGCTGCCTTGTGACAGGTGCAGGAGGGTTTCTGGGTCAAAGGATCGTTCGCTTATTGGTGGAGGAGAAGGAGTTGCAGGAGATCCGGGCACTGGACAAAGTCTTCAGACCGGAACAGCGGGAGGAATTTTCTA AGCTCCAGAGCAAGACCAAGGTGATCATGGTGGAAGGAGACATTCTGGATGAGCAGTGCCTGAAGAGAGCCTGCCAGGGCACTTCGGTTGTCATTCACACCGCTTCTGTCATTGACGTCATGAATGTCATTCACCGAGAGACCATCATGAATGTCAATCTGAAGG GTACCCAGCTCCTGTTGGAAGCCTGTGCCCAGGCTAGTGTGCCGGTCTTCATCTATACCAGTACCATAGAGGTGGCTGGGCCCAACTCCTACAGGGACATCATCCAGAATGGCCGCGAAGAAGAGCATCTCGAATCAAGATGGTCTGCTCCGTACCCCTACAGCAAAAAGCTCGCAGAGAAGGCAGTGCTGGCCGCTAACGGGTGGGCTCTTAAAAACGGCGGCACCTTGCACACCTGTGCCTTAAGGCCCATGTATATCTATGGGGAAGGAAGCATATTCCTTTATGACTATATATACAAGGCCCTGAGGAACAATGGCGTCCTGACACATCATAGCAAGTTCTCTGTAGTCAACCCTGTCTATGTTGGCAATGTGGCCTGGGCTCACATTCTGGCCTTGAGGGCCCTACGGGACCCCAAGAAGGCCCCAAGCGTCCGAGGACAGTTCTATTACATCTCAGATGACACACCTCACCAAAGCTATGATGACCTCAATTACACTTTGAGCAAGGAATGGGGCTTCTCCCTGGATTCCAGAATGAGCCTTCCTATATTTCTGGAGTACTGGCTTGCCTTCCTACTGGAAATAGTGAGCTTCCTGCTCAGTCCAATTTACAAATATCAACCCCCCTTCAACCGCCACACAGTGACATTGTTAAATAGTGTATTTACCTTCTCCTATAAGAAAGCTCAGAGGGATCTGGGGTATAAGCCACTCTTCAGCTGGGAGGAAGCCAAGCAGAAAACCATGGAGTGGATTGGCTCCCTGGTGAAACAGCACAGAGAGACCCTAAAAATGAAGACTCACTGA